A region of Paraburkholderia sp. BL23I1N1 DNA encodes the following proteins:
- the phaP gene encoding TIGR01841 family phasin (Members of this family are phasins (small proteins associated with inclusions such as PHA granules). Note that several different families of phasins have been named PhaP despite very little sequence similarity to each other.) has product MNLSTPEQIAASQKANLDTAYGLATKVVEGIEKLAELNLKTIQSTLAETQQNALKAFSVKDPQEWLALQAALVAPTAEKMQSYSRQLFEIMSATQGKFAQVAQTQYEAYNRRVQTLVEEVARSAPAGSEAAIAGWKSAMGATHALVESLQKTSQQAVQVAESSFDAVATAASKTAQRTAEQASAGTRR; this is encoded by the coding sequence ATGAACCTATCGACCCCGGAGCAGATTGCAGCATCCCAGAAGGCCAACCTTGATACCGCTTACGGGCTCGCCACCAAGGTAGTCGAGGGGATTGAAAAGCTGGCCGAACTGAATCTGAAAACGATCCAGTCGACGCTGGCCGAAACCCAGCAGAACGCGCTGAAAGCGTTCTCCGTCAAGGATCCGCAGGAGTGGCTCGCGCTGCAAGCCGCTCTCGTTGCGCCGACGGCGGAAAAAATGCAGTCATACAGCCGTCAGCTGTTCGAGATCATGTCAGCCACCCAGGGCAAATTCGCGCAGGTCGCGCAGACGCAATACGAAGCGTACAACCGCCGGGTGCAAACGCTCGTCGAGGAAGTTGCCAGGAGCGCACCGGCGGGTTCCGAAGCCGCCATCGCCGGATGGAAGTCGGCGATGGGCGCCACCCATGCGCTGGTCGAATCCCTGCAGAAAACCAGTCAGCAGGCGGTGCAGGTCGCCGAAAGCAGCTTTGACGCCGTCGCGACCGCTGCGTCAAAGACTGCCCAGCGCACTGCCGAGCAAGCGTCGGCGGGCACCAGGCGATAG
- a CDS encoding DUF934 domain-containing protein yields MQTTEVTELTRPRVIQLSEKTPVVVDDLWTIVRDEADARQRIQTRGEALKHVVLPVNVYLEAQRFDASTLAATGAWIPPQADFELWAPSLQGAHMIAVDFPSFRDGRGFSIAVMLRTRYGYRGELRAIGDVLRDQLEYMRRCGFNSFAVRPDKSITDALKGFSEITVRYQGDANDPTPLFRRR; encoded by the coding sequence GTGCAGACCACTGAGGTTACCGAACTCACGCGTCCGCGCGTCATTCAGCTGTCCGAGAAAACGCCAGTCGTCGTCGACGATCTGTGGACCATTGTGCGAGACGAGGCCGACGCACGGCAACGCATCCAGACGCGCGGCGAGGCATTGAAGCACGTGGTGCTGCCGGTGAATGTCTACCTGGAAGCCCAGCGGTTCGACGCCAGCACGCTCGCCGCGACCGGCGCATGGATTCCGCCGCAAGCCGACTTCGAACTGTGGGCGCCCAGCCTGCAGGGTGCCCACATGATTGCGGTCGACTTCCCTTCGTTCCGGGACGGTCGCGGTTTCAGTATTGCCGTGATGCTCCGGACGCGCTATGGCTACCGCGGCGAACTCCGCGCGATCGGCGACGTGTTGCGCGACCAGCTTGAATACATGCGGCGCTGCGGATTCAATTCGTTTGCGGTGCGTCCAGACAAGAGCATCACGGATGCCCTTAAAGGCTTCAGCGAGATCACCGTGCGCTACCAGGGCGACGCCAACGATCCAACGCCGCTGTTCCGGCGCCGATAA
- a CDS encoding type II toxin-antitoxin system VapB family antitoxin, with protein MRTTVTIDDTLYQEALDLADPGTDKTDLFRTAMQTFVRVQAAKRLAALGGTVPEMADVPRRRPEADGQ; from the coding sequence ATGCGGACCACCGTTACGATCGACGACACACTCTATCAGGAGGCGCTGGATCTCGCCGACCCTGGCACGGACAAGACTGACCTGTTCCGGACCGCGATGCAGACGTTCGTCCGCGTCCAGGCAGCCAAGCGCCTCGCCGCGCTCGGCGGTACCGTCCCCGAAATGGCAGATGTCCCACGGCGTCGACCCGAGGCCGACGGACAGTGA
- a CDS encoding PLP-dependent aminotransferase family protein encodes MKRYEALANLLADGIRSGQIPIGSRLPSLRQIIAQWGVSQSTVFRAYYLLEEWGLVRAEERSGYFVTPGASVKPGALQSASAPAELTRVDISDLVFSVLDAAKHPGIVPLGSAFPSPLLFPSARLFKSLTQGTRALSPWSTVEDLPPGNDQLRRQIGMRYVATGMSVSADEVIVTNGALEALNLCLTAVTRPGDVVAVESPGFYAALQAIERLDLRAVEIPVHPVTGLDLDALAAAFDKHPIRACWFMTNFQNPTGVLLSNEKKKALVDMLAERDVPLIEDDVYQELHFSRDRPLPAKAFDRKGLVMHCSSFSKTLAPGYRIGWATAGRYADRVQRLKLMTTLSASSPAQAGIADYLEHGGYDRHLRKLRAAMQTQLASMEAALRRHLPREVRWVTPAGGYFLWLQLPDAVDAMALHRLAISHGISIAPGPIFSATHAFQNCVRINFGHPWSVQIDKAIRALGEILDDPAVRGGI; translated from the coding sequence ATGAAACGCTACGAGGCTCTCGCTAACTTGCTGGCCGATGGCATACGGTCCGGCCAGATTCCCATCGGCTCGCGACTGCCATCGCTGCGCCAGATTATCGCGCAATGGGGTGTTAGCCAGTCGACCGTTTTTCGCGCTTACTACTTGCTCGAGGAATGGGGGCTTGTCCGCGCCGAGGAGCGTTCGGGCTACTTCGTCACACCGGGCGCATCGGTCAAACCGGGCGCTTTGCAGAGCGCATCGGCGCCCGCCGAATTGACACGCGTCGATATTAGCGACCTGGTGTTCTCGGTGCTCGACGCAGCCAAGCACCCGGGAATCGTGCCACTCGGTTCTGCCTTCCCTTCGCCTTTACTGTTCCCATCGGCGCGTCTGTTCAAGTCGCTGACCCAAGGTACGCGCGCGCTCAGCCCATGGAGCACGGTCGAGGATCTTCCGCCCGGCAACGATCAGCTGCGCCGCCAGATCGGCATGCGGTACGTTGCTACCGGGATGTCGGTGTCGGCCGACGAGGTCATCGTCACCAATGGCGCGCTCGAAGCGCTCAATCTGTGCCTGACAGCGGTCACCCGGCCGGGCGATGTTGTGGCTGTCGAATCTCCGGGGTTCTACGCGGCTCTGCAGGCAATCGAGCGACTTGATCTGCGGGCGGTCGAGATTCCGGTTCACCCGGTCACAGGCCTCGACCTCGACGCGCTGGCCGCAGCGTTCGACAAGCATCCGATCCGCGCCTGCTGGTTCATGACGAACTTCCAGAATCCGACCGGCGTATTGCTTTCCAACGAGAAAAAGAAGGCGCTCGTCGACATGCTCGCTGAACGCGATGTGCCGCTGATCGAGGACGACGTCTATCAGGAGCTGCACTTCAGCCGTGACCGGCCCCTGCCAGCGAAGGCATTCGACAGGAAAGGCCTGGTTATGCACTGCAGTTCGTTTTCGAAGACGCTGGCGCCAGGGTACCGCATCGGCTGGGCGACGGCTGGCCGGTACGCTGATCGCGTGCAGCGGCTCAAGCTGATGACCACACTGTCGGCCAGCAGTCCCGCGCAGGCAGGTATCGCGGACTATCTCGAGCACGGCGGCTATGATCGCCACTTGCGCAAACTGCGGGCGGCGATGCAGACCCAACTGGCATCCATGGAAGCGGCGCTCAGACGTCACCTGCCGCGTGAGGTCCGTTGGGTGACGCCAGCCGGTGGGTACTTTCTCTGGCTGCAATTGCCTGATGCCGTCGACGCGATGGCCCTTCACCGGCTCGCGATCAGTCACGGCATCAGCATCGCGCCCGGCCCGATCTTCTCCGCCACGCACGCGTTCCAGAATTGCGTCCGGATCAACTTTGGGCATCCATGGAGTGTCCAGATTGATAAAGCCATACGTGCTCTCGGCGAGATTCTCGACGACCCGGCCGTGCGCGGCGGCATCTGA
- a CDS encoding type II toxin-antitoxin system VapC family toxin, whose product MNVLIDTSVWIDHFRRRNESLVHLITTDQALTHPLVLVELACGTPPAPRARSLHDIGLLRHAQQATWSEVMQFIETEQLYGQGCGGVDLTLLASTLMTPGAQIWTMDNRLATLARRLGVGYPRDAH is encoded by the coding sequence GTGAACGTACTGATCGATACCTCGGTGTGGATCGACCATTTCCGCCGACGCAACGAGTCCCTGGTTCATCTGATCACCACCGATCAGGCGCTTACCCATCCGCTCGTGCTCGTTGAACTCGCGTGTGGAACCCCGCCAGCGCCACGGGCACGCTCCCTCCACGATATCGGCCTGCTGCGGCACGCACAGCAGGCGACATGGAGCGAGGTCATGCAGTTCATCGAAACCGAGCAGCTATATGGCCAGGGTTGTGGCGGCGTCGACCTGACGCTGCTGGCCTCGACCTTGATGACCCCTGGCGCCCAGATCTGGACGATGGACAACCGGCTCGCCACGCTCGCGCGACGGCTCGGCGTTGGCTACCCGCGCGACGCGCATTGA
- a CDS encoding DUF2778 domain-containing protein has product MPIRCTFALNRQQTSVLSCPGVGLMTAFSGQKSGRDNPVAADKEDIGPIPPGNYYIIDRQSGGRLGALHDFWDAHGVGATDRRKWFTLWNPKTGDTTVVNGVKRGSFRLHPMGPLHLSEGCITVVNPQQFESLATYLRSRGPDTPVPGSGSKAYGTVDVK; this is encoded by the coding sequence ATGCCAATTAGATGTACGTTCGCTCTTAACCGCCAGCAAACGTCGGTTCTCTCTTGTCCTGGCGTCGGCTTGATGACTGCGTTTTCTGGACAAAAGAGCGGCCGAGACAATCCCGTCGCCGCCGATAAAGAAGACATCGGCCCGATTCCGCCCGGAAACTATTACATCATCGACCGGCAATCGGGTGGCCGCCTCGGCGCGCTCCACGATTTCTGGGACGCGCATGGGGTTGGGGCGACTGACCGCCGCAAATGGTTCACGCTTTGGAACCCGAAGACGGGCGACACAACGGTCGTCAACGGCGTCAAGCGCGGGTCGTTTCGGCTTCATCCAATGGGGCCGCTGCATTTGAGCGAAGGCTGCATCACAGTCGTCAACCCCCAGCAGTTCGAGAGCTTGGCGACTTACTTGCGCTCGCGAGGACCTGACACGCCTGTGCCGGGCAGCGGGTCCAAGGCGTACGGCACCGTGGATGTGAAATGA